The DNA region CCAAGTGTGACCCCTAAGTATTCCAgtcatatattttattcaatgaaGCCAATTGGGTCTGATTGCTGAAATAAATACCATCGCTTTTTGCAACCCACCAGTATTGGTGTGCGGTTGACCCATACTTGCCCTGGTTATAAACTTCGAAAGCTTTTTCCTTTGATCCCCATCAAAAATGACAAAAGAATAACGTACCCGGGAAAAAATTCTCACAAAAATCCCAGTGAAAATCTTGGTTAACATATAGGACATGATTTCCAATGTCGTATGAATCTTCAGTGGGGCATAATCCGGTGGAAGATTGCTAACGACataaatagaatttttttttgtcaagaaACATCCATTCACAAAATCTATAAGAAACAAGGTTTCCACTAGTAAGAATAACAGATGAATCTTGTTCATATTGACTTATTGAGGTGATTGCGTGTTGTTAGTTTTCTTATATATACTAAATTTTTTCTTGTTAGAGATGTTTTTTTCCCACAATATATGGATCTTGGTTGAGGTATTCAGTACTGAAATGCGCATATTCGAAATAGGTATCCTCGGCATAATACAAGTTATTgctaataatttttttcaatttcgaTAGGTCATACCTATTGTAagtaattaaacaattaagtcGAACTATCGGGCCAGCACAACTAGTTCCGGGCCCACAAGGCCGAAAGGAGTATTCATACAATATCGGGCTGGAATTCTATCAGGACATACTTAGGCCCATGGGCTCCTTTGGACCTTCCATGGGCCGGGGCGGCCCAGTCCACATTTACTAAGAGCAAGCACAAATAAAAATCAAGCACCAACTGCTCAAGCAAAGCAATGTGGAAAGAGAAATAGAAGTGATAAATTACTGGGAATCAATATACAAACATATACATTATGATGCATTTGTACAGATGTACAAATATGATTCCTTCATGGAACTTTGGGGGTGTACAAAACTGCCAGCTtgcaaaagattaaactaatgTAATGAAACAACCAAGGGATGATAACTGCTTTATTCCAAAGATTCAGATTATCATCATATTTGAGTCGAAGGGAATCTGCAAAAAAACCGAGCTAGTTCGAAGCAACGCTGAGTTTTCAACTAGGAGCAGCAATTTCCATTGTCTCCAACTTGCTTTTGCTTCAAAATCTGGTTCTTTACATTTACGGGCGTAGATCCTTTCTCCAGCAAGCTCGGTACGTTCAGTATCTATAGAAAAATAAGTATGCTGGAATGTAAGACAATGAGATGATGGAACATTTtcgatttaataaatgaaaagaaCCTTAAGCGAGAGGTCTTTGAAACATTGCTTCACATTTGCTTGAGTCTTGGCACTGCACTCGAAAAACAAACATTCATGCTCTTGTGCGAGAGCCATCCCCTCTTCCGTGGTAACAGCCCTCTCGTTTTCCTGAAAACGGCCATCCATCAGCGAGATATGTCGTTTAGAAAGACACATGTGTATGTAACTTACCCTGTCAACTTTGTTGCCAACTAGTATCTTGATACAATCAGGATCGGTGCAGCAACGCTCTAATTCCTTGACCCAGGTCTTCGATAGGCTTGTAAAGGTCTCTCGTCTTGTTACATCATAAACTGCACAGAGGAATACAGAGTTTATTCTTAATTATCATAAGAGAAAAAGGGCACCAACAACAAAACTAAAGTGTCGCATACCAAGGATGATACCATGTGCTCCTCGGTAGTATGAACTTATTAATGATCCAAACCTTTCCTGTCCGGCTGCATTGCAATAATGTAATTATACACGTATGCATGAGTTCTTAACATAGAACGAGTAAAAAAAGATGAATACATGGTTGCCAGCGAACCAGGGGAAGTATGAAAATGACTTCAATTAATGAGCAAAATTAATCTAATTCCTTGTCCTATTTTGGTGTACCTAACAAATGCATTTGTAATTAATGATTCGAAACTCTGGCTTCTCAATCACAAGTTCATCATAGAACTGAAGTGTTTTCTACACAGTTTGGCATATTGATCCCATTAacataggagtattaattaagaAATTCATTATATCTGACAAAATTCAGTGTCTCATTAGTCATTGTATGAAGTTAAATGATCATAAAAATGACCAAAACTTTCAACTAAATTACCAGACCCTATAGAAAAGACACTTCAACCACAAAGCTAAATCCTCACCAACATAAACCTATTGAATCCCAATTTCCCATTCATCCTTATTATTCAGAGTAAAGAGCATCGATCCTTATTAAACAATATCCAAAACTAACCAAATTTACTTGAAAGGttctgatttgatttgattgtaccaattcaaatcaaaatttagtcgaaaaaaaaacattaccCCAACATTAAGGTTTTTACAATCCACAGTTATAATGAAGGAGGTGTTATACCTGTATCCCAGATTGTAAGTTTCAGTCTTTTTCCAGCAGTGGTTAGCATCTTTATCTTGAAATCTACTCCTGATAATTCAATCAAACATAAACCTACactaaatcaaatcaaataatcCAAAACAATCACCCAAACTCAAACATGATTTGCCTACCACCTTAAATGATCAAGTTTAAGGCCATAAAaccattaaaaaaaactaaaaaaaaaactaaggcATTCATCTTCAACAGCCTTCAAAAAACTTCAAAAGTCACAAATTCAGACAAATTTTCCATCATGCCGATGCATATCATAAATATTCCTCAATTAGTAATTCAAGAACAAAGCTTTATCATCAAAAACTAAGGCATCCATCTTCAACTGCCTTCAAAAAACTTCAAAAGTCACAAATTTAGACAAAACAATCACCCAAACTCAAACGTGATTTGTCTACCACCTTAAATGATCAAGTTTTAGGCCATAAAACCATACAAAAACTAAGACATCCATCTTCACAAATTTAGACAAAATTTCTATCATGCCAATACATATCAGAAATAGTCCTCATTGAGCAATTCAAGAACcaaattttatcataaaaaatgaCCACAACACAAATCCCGCAAATTTAGAAGATTCAAGAATCATCAAACATGAAAAGGCCAAGATTGTCTAACCTACATATTAAAACACTAGTATTAATTACCAATAGTAGGAGAAAGATCATGAGGAAACTGCTGACAATTGGAGATGAAACTGAGCAAAAGGCTGCTCTTTCCAACACCAGAGTCCCCAATCAACAGAACCTTAAAAGAGTAATCATAGTTGACGCCGCAGCTACTCTTTCTTGAACCCATTATTCATATATCCCCCCCTTCCAAACACATCACCGTCCCAGCAGCCAAAAAAATCGTTCAAACCAAGAAAAAGAGAATGCCCAAAATTTCAGACAAGGTTGTTGCGAGGGGGTTAAGGCTCTTGCATCATAGCCACTTAGTACAAATGTCTCGTTTTCATTGAGACGGCTGTACATTTGAATGTACACGCGCCGGCACCATGAGAGATCCCTGTGGGTACCCACTTCGCGTCGAGTCAATGTCATTTTTCacggtatttttttttttgggattttgttttttttgggggaaaaaagtTTGAATCTTGAAAGAGGGCGGAATATGAACTTGCGTGGGGTCGTAATTAAAAATGTAATCTTGATTTGTTGGTTACCTAATTATTCAAAATGATACCCAATTGCGCAACGCCGAAGATTTCTCGTTTTCAAATTTAAGTGTTGATTGAAAAAGGCTATTTTCCAAAGAATGTTAGTAGTATTTCCGTGTCACGTAAAATAGTTGTTATGTTACATTGTTGGTTTTCTTCACATTAAATtatctttcaattttataaGTGAATTCTAGaattatttatcatttatttaagTGAGTGGATTACTTTTCCGAAAACTTTCTTAATGGTTTTTTTTCTAGGAATAGATGgactatttttattaaattaagtgAGTGATAAATAATAATGTTAGTagactagtagtagtattttgaaTTAAGATTAAAATCATAGCAGCCGGAGTATTTGGTGCAAGCTTTAGTGAACTATATAAATAATACacgatctttcactttcgcacataaatgatacctaatttttattttatatcgttttttgTACCACATGACAAAAATAACTCTGGGTACCAAGCATGAGATTTTTtgttatggaggatatttttgaaattttcaattaaatagtaccaaagatgtgattttttttttcttcctttcttatttcttctttagtttcttcttctttcttttttcttcattttcttctttctttttaatattttatcttcctttattctttcttttttctccttagtttatatttcctcttttttcttttctcttctttctttttagtgttttatgcATACATCTAATTGTAtccataatataaatcaagaataaaacacataattaaattaattatttaaagtaattaaatcaattgaatatttttttattaaattattttatactcattttagggttgaaacacctaactaaaaatattcaactctttataatacaattcacaattttaaatttttattagcattatattgattagttattaatttaatataaataatgataataataataataataattgttattattatataatattatatgattcataatttaaataattatacaataattatttattaattactactagtttttatattgtaataataatattattatactaattaaatataattataactataattatatttaagtatatttgaataatattaaaaataaattaattattaatttataaatactaaaataataatattaatattgattaataataatagtataaagagggAGGAGAATgaaagaagatattataatactatcacttttggtactagttttatttatgcccaaaatatcctctatgacacaaatggaaaaatgcatttgtttagagggcattttggggtgaaaatcTTATCAGGTACTAAAAATGTGATTAataggtaccaaaaatgatactccctccgtcccgggctactcgcccctttccttttcggcacggagattaaagaatgagtgtataggaaagtcaaaaattacggctgtaggtgaaaatttttactaaaaatggaaatggtgcaagtaacttgggacgcccaaaaaggaaataagtgcgagtagtgcgggacggagggagtataaaataaagatcaggtaccatttatatGTGAAAgttaaagatcaggtaccatttatgtagttcactttaaataaaaaatattatgatAGACAAATATAGATTGTGCATTAAAAAAACCCGTAGTTACGACATTAATATTGGCAGTCGTAATTTATTATCATATACTTTTCCATATGATCGCTTCCAATTGGATATAGCATATAAAAATAAGCGTATATAGGGATTTTTCTTGCTATTTATTGttatgagagaaaaaaatgtaGCAACGAAAACAAAGAAGAATTCGTATATTGAGTTGGGCTTTGAAGGTAGGAATCCCCTATAACAGAAACCTAATATAGGCCCAACTGAATTAATAGTTAGCCCATCAAGCAGTCATTGGCCTATCCCACaaaattatgattatttaattaagtgATTTTCATTACATATGGTTATTTAGATATAAATTTCATTAACCTAATTTCCATTGTTTAGACATCAAATATTCACACCAAATCATGGTATATTGGTAGCTATCGTAGATACTTGTTATTCTGATGAATTTGATCGTGATTAACAAATACTTAATAAATATCGACCAATACGCCTAAAATGTCCTTTTTCTATAGCACGTTAAAGCAGAGTTCTTTCTACATATAATAGTAAGTAATTACTACATACGTTGAAATAATAAAGAATCCAATTAATGCATGTAAAGTTAactatttttttgtttcatGCTTCATCAATCCAGTATAGTGTATTTGCCATAATCGATTGAATTTCAACCTCTCCCATTATGCGAACTAATGAAATAAAGTTATACgtactactaatttttttagcttaattggtGTGTGCCTATTAGATATAAAAAAGTTACTTACGATATTGCtctttgtcaaaaaaaaaaaggaaaaacaattgTTTTTTTCTATCCTCACTAAAATATTGCAATCGTAGCAAGAAAATTCTTTGGATCTAAAAACTGATGTGACGTAGCATTGAACTATtgatagcaaaaaaaaaaagcgtgcatttcaattttttattctcCAATGGAAAATGCACTTGCACCGACCTTGTATTACTTCTCCAGAAGGAAAGGCAACCCATTAAATTCAGAAATATAAATACATTAtaacaataaaatatattcgctcattcccataaaaatatgcactctttcatttttagtccgtcccacaagaatatgcatttttcaattttagaaactctcttctctcttgtAAGGTGGGACTCATTTCtaactaacaatactttaattactccATCCGCTTCTCCATAGttaagtcatttttccattttgggaagtttcgtcatagttgagtcatttctctatatagtaacttttttctgaATCTCaatttactttctcttactttattcactttctactttattctctctattttttcccctctcttacttttttatctatttatttaacacattcaatatcattttcttaaactCTGAGCCAAAATtttttgcctcaactatgaagaatcggatgaagtactttttttctctgcctcaaagtgcatattctttggcaACGAAGTATATGTCATATTAAAagtgataaataaataataccCCTACTACTAGGAATAGGATAAGTGAGATTAACAACTTTTCAAATTGAACTTGGAATATTAAAGTAAGGCGGCCGTACGCCACAGTAATATTTGACTAGTGTTTCACACGTGTGAGATTCACTCGTGCACGAGTTTAACTTCACGAATCTGTTTCCCTAATTATTCCACAAATTGACAAGtgcttttaaataaaaaaaaagtattccACAAATTAAACTTAAAATCAAATGCATAGTGAACAGGCCGAACCAAAACTTGAACTGCAAACTAGACGTCGGATAACGGTTACTCATTCGGTTACAAGATAAGCAAAACACTTTTTTGTCACGGAATTTAaggaattgaaatttaaaattttaaaatcgaaaaaaaaaaatatgagagagagaaaagtagagaagtaaatagagaataatgtagGTGGAGAACGAAGTACTAAtagaaatgatatttttaattaaaaaggaaaatgactcacttaCAACGGAATATCTAAAAAGAAATATAACTCGCTTATCTTGAAACGGAGGTATTATTACACAAAACTTTCAATTGGAATATatgaaaatatcaataatttacTGTTGCTACAAACAATTGAGATATCAGTCgcatacatttatatatagaaaaaaaagtgtATGATATTGATGAGAGGTTTCTTAACGAATGGGCAATGAATTGCTTTACTTGTACTCAATTCTTATTTAACAGCCATCCTTATTTATTTCTCATTGGATTTGTTCTTGCATGTTGACTCACATGCATATGTCCCTTTCCTTTCTGGGCCCCACTTGTCTTTTCAGCatattcaacttttttttaatattcttcCATTCACAGAAAATGTACAGTACATTTTAAAATACGTATGGATCTTGTATGGATCTTAATTACTACCCTAACTTGACAATACTGTACATTCTATTTCTTATTTCTATTCAATTGGTACAAAGGCTCTACATACACACGCAcaattatagtactactagtgAATTATATCAGGGCACCCGACGCGGCGCGCCACCATCCCGTGTTTCGTCGCGGAGGGACGGAACgctcgcgcgacgcgttgcggcacATCGTCCCGTCCCGCGACCCGTGCATGCGAGACACGGGACGGGCTGTCGCGCCACGGCCcctgcgccatgcgtgacgcccactcgccggcccgcgagtgggcgtcgtcacgctgacgcaataaatcaatttttattaaaaaaaaatcaaattaaaaaaatacttttatttataaaaattatttttatatttaaaaacaatttttacaaataaatgaatacaagaaattcgtaatagcccatatatatttgatgggcttgcgaatttatgaaatcattcttggttgtttttcttttatagagacatccttgaatgttttatgtttcactttcgatgtgggacaaattcattcttggttgtttttcttttatagagacatccttgaatgttttacaTGTTACTTTctatgtgggacaaactcattcttggttgtttctcttttatagagacatccttgaatgattttgtcccacatcgaaagtgaaacataaaacattcaaggatgtctctataaaattgtattttaaattatgtcatttttattttttaggattttaattatgtcttttttttatttttttgaattttaagttgtatttttattttatgttataatgttattttaattttaatgaagtgtgtttgttttaattgaattgggttggaaataaaaataaaaaatgaaattgaatgaatagtaatttaatggacggtttaagggacggagcgttgcaggtttcgtcccttagttaagggatggagtaaaaaagtacagcggagccctcaaatagtagtttaagggacggtgggggacagcgtagtggatgttCTCAATTGGTTAAGAGAAAAATTTCTATTTACATCcatcttttaaaaataataattttgatatgaTATGAGAGAGACTATAATTTTCTAATATAaaaattgcatatttttaaaagatTGACCAAAATGTATATACTTGTTATTTTTAAGAATGAATTATATAAATGTCATCTGGACTTTGAGGTTTGCATGTAAATGTTtcgtgaaaattaaaaatattatggaTAATCTCTAGGAATACAAATTTGATGGTCCTTCCATACCAAGTGGCATGATGATTTGGTATACCTCACCAATAATTCCTTGACAAATGGATATAAAAAATGGTCCACATGTCACATCTATTTAAAGTCAATTCCATAATCTAACGGTGTCATGAATCAATTTATGGAAAGtagtataatactattaaataagAATTATCATACCTTAGAATTGGCAATGTCATATAAtacaatatatatgtatattaactTCATAATATTTCACTCATAAAAAAGTAATCATAGTATTACATTCTTTCACGTCaagaaaaaaaactatactattataattgtttaatagtagtatttttttctttattttatattcatatatatatatatatatatatatatataaaatt from Salvia splendens isolate huo1 chromosome 9, SspV2, whole genome shotgun sequence includes:
- the LOC121747082 gene encoding ras-related protein RABC2a-like, which encodes MGSRKSSCGVNYDYSFKVLLIGDSGVGKSSLLLSFISNCQQFPHDLSPTIGVDFKIKMLTTAGKRLKLTIWDTAGQERFGSLISSYYRGAHGIILVYDVTRRETFTSLSKTWVKELERCCTDPDCIKILVGNKVDRENERAVTTEEGMALAQEHECLFFECSAKTQANVKQCFKDLSLKILNVPSLLEKGSTPVNVKNQILKQKQVGDNGNCCS